From the Marinomonas sp. THO17 genome, one window contains:
- the rpiA gene encoding ribose-5-phosphate isomerase RpiA, which translates to MTQDELKQAVAEAAVKYILPLLESDTIIGVGTGSTANLFIDELAKHKHDFDGTVASSEASAERLKQHGIPVYDLNSVGNIRVYVDGADESNHHLYLIKGGGAALTREKIVAACSEEFVCIADESKLVDVLGDFPLPIEVIPMARSYVARELVKLGGDPVYREGVVTDNGNCILDVYNMKILDPIKLEAQINSIVGVVTNGLFANRSADVLLLGTQQGVKTLRKA; encoded by the coding sequence ATGACTCAAGATGAGCTAAAACAAGCCGTTGCCGAAGCAGCTGTGAAATACATTCTTCCCCTATTGGAAAGCGATACTATTATCGGTGTTGGTACTGGCTCTACAGCCAACTTATTTATTGATGAATTAGCCAAGCACAAACACGACTTTGACGGTACCGTTGCCAGCTCAGAAGCGTCTGCAGAACGTTTAAAACAGCATGGTATTCCAGTTTATGACTTAAACAGCGTGGGGAATATTCGCGTTTACGTGGACGGAGCAGATGAATCGAACCATCACCTTTACCTCATAAAGGGTGGCGGCGCGGCTTTAACACGTGAAAAAATTGTCGCGGCTTGCAGTGAAGAATTCGTCTGTATTGCGGACGAGTCAAAACTGGTAGACGTATTAGGTGATTTTCCACTCCCAATTGAAGTGATTCCTATGGCTCGCAGTTACGTGGCTCGAGAATTGGTAAAACTAGGCGGTGACCCGGTTTATCGTGAAGGGGTAGTAACAGATAACGGCAATTGCATCCTTGACGTCTACAATATGAAGATCCTTGATCCTATTAAATTAGAAGCACAGATCAATAGCATTGTCGGAGTGGTCACCAACGGTTTATTTGCCAACCGTTCCGCTGATGTTCTATTGCTGGGTACACAGCAAGGCGTTAAAACCCTACGCAAAGCCTAA
- the ilvA gene encoding threonine ammonia-lyase, biosynthetic, whose amino-acid sequence MPHTMIKKILQARVYDVAVETPLSRANQLSSRLGNEIILKREDLQPVFSFKIRGAYNKICQLSDAERAKGVIAASAGNHAQGLALAAKKLGVQATIVMPATTPEVKVSAVRNHGAEVVLFGDAFDEASAKSKEIMAQTGQTYVHPFDDKDTIAGQGTIGMEILHQHEGPIDAIFIPVGGGGLIAGVAAYVKYLRPDIKIIGVEPEDAACLKVAMEEGEPTRLSQVGIFAEGVAVAEIGQHTFAIAKDTVDEVITVTTDEMCAAIKDIYDDTRAITEPAGACALAGLKKYIERENAQGQTLIAINSGANVNFDRLRHVSERAELGEKREAIIAVKIPESPGSFKDFCQALVGRNITEFNYRYGDDDQAVIFVGVALGGSPHSREELLDDLQEYQIVDLTDDETAKVHVRHMIGGHLRSEKGELLYSFEFPERPGALLKFLNTLGGQWNISMFHYRNHGDAYGRVLVGLQAVGEETDVTHFLDKLGYPYQDENNNPACQLFFR is encoded by the coding sequence ATGCCTCATACCATGATCAAAAAGATTCTACAGGCGCGCGTCTATGATGTTGCTGTAGAAACACCACTGTCTCGTGCTAATCAGTTATCAAGTCGATTAGGCAACGAGATTATTTTGAAGCGAGAAGATTTACAGCCGGTTTTCTCATTCAAAATTCGTGGGGCATACAACAAAATTTGTCAGTTAAGCGATGCTGAAAGAGCCAAGGGTGTGATTGCTGCTTCGGCGGGAAATCATGCTCAAGGTCTCGCCTTGGCGGCGAAAAAATTGGGTGTACAAGCGACCATAGTCATGCCTGCGACCACACCTGAGGTAAAAGTCAGCGCCGTGCGCAATCATGGCGCAGAAGTAGTTTTGTTCGGTGATGCGTTTGATGAAGCATCGGCAAAGTCGAAAGAGATCATGGCGCAAACAGGACAAACCTATGTGCATCCCTTTGATGATAAGGACACCATTGCTGGACAAGGCACCATAGGAATGGAAATTTTGCATCAACATGAAGGGCCCATTGACGCCATTTTTATCCCTGTTGGCGGCGGCGGTCTGATCGCGGGCGTGGCAGCCTATGTTAAGTATTTACGCCCTGATATCAAAATCATTGGAGTGGAGCCAGAAGATGCAGCTTGCCTGAAAGTAGCTATGGAAGAAGGTGAACCAACGCGTTTATCACAAGTAGGTATTTTTGCCGAAGGGGTGGCGGTAGCGGAAATTGGTCAGCATACCTTTGCCATTGCTAAAGACACGGTCGATGAAGTTATTACTGTGACCACAGATGAGATGTGTGCCGCGATAAAAGACATTTACGATGATACTCGTGCCATCACTGAGCCTGCTGGCGCTTGCGCCTTAGCTGGATTGAAAAAATACATCGAAAGAGAAAACGCACAAGGACAAACCTTGATTGCCATTAATAGTGGCGCCAATGTTAACTTTGATCGCCTACGCCATGTGTCTGAACGCGCTGAGTTAGGTGAAAAACGTGAGGCCATTATAGCGGTGAAAATTCCTGAGTCACCGGGTAGTTTTAAAGATTTTTGTCAGGCTTTAGTCGGACGAAATATTACCGAATTTAATTACCGATATGGTGATGATGATCAAGCGGTCATTTTTGTGGGTGTGGCGTTAGGTGGCAGTCCTCACAGTCGTGAGGAATTGTTGGATGATTTGCAAGAGTATCAAATCGTCGACCTCACCGATGACGAGACAGCTAAAGTGCATGTTCGTCATATGATTGGTGGCCATTTACGCAGTGAAAAAGGGGAGTTGTTATACAGTTTTGAATTTCCTGAGCGTCCCGGTGCCTTGTTGAAGTTTCTGAATACTTTAGGCGGACAATGGAATATCTCCATGTTCCATTATCGTAATCATGGTGATGCTTATGGTCGTGTTCTAGTCGGCTTACAAGCGGTGGGAGAAGAAACCGACGTGACGCATTTTTTGGATAAGTTAGGCTATCCATATCAAGATGAAAATAATAACCCAGCTTGCCAGCTGTTCTTTCGCTAA
- the argS gene encoding arginine--tRNA ligase: MNIQTLLNQRIQAAMVAAGAPETAPALTRQSAKVQFGDYQANGIMGVAKSLKMNPRELAQKVVDGLDLSDIADKVEIAGPGFINIFLKNAWLGKELMALRQSDRLDVPEVSAPETVVVDYSSPNLAKEMHVGHLRSTVIGDAVVRTLEFLGHRVVRQNHVGDWGTQFGMLLAYMERLRAEQAEISMALSDLETFYRAAKNCFDEDEAFANRARELVVALQSGDKDCLALWDEFIDISLTHCEETYKMLGVSLERQHVMPESAYNDDLQNVVNELQEHGLLKEDQGAQCVFLDEFANKDGEITPIIVQKTGGGFLYSTTDLAAVRFRQHTLQANRVLYFVDARQSLHFQQIFTLSRKAGFVKPETQLEHMPFGTVMGSDGKPFKTRSGGVAKLSSLLEEAQQRAYQLVASKNPDMGEEELRNISRVVGIASVKYADLSKNRTSDYVFNWDTMLSFEGNTAPYLLYAYSRVASIVKRAELDVAALTGDIQIETSQERALAVKLCQFEEAIQQVANEGMPHFLCAYLFELAGTFMSFYEACPILNEEEEVKNSRLQLALNTASTLKLGLSLLGIETLERM; this comes from the coding sequence GTGAATATTCAAACGCTTCTAAATCAACGTATTCAAGCGGCAATGGTCGCAGCAGGTGCGCCTGAAACAGCACCTGCACTGACTCGTCAATCGGCAAAAGTCCAATTTGGTGATTATCAAGCTAACGGCATCATGGGCGTGGCGAAAAGCCTCAAGATGAACCCTCGTGAATTAGCACAAAAAGTGGTCGACGGTTTGGACTTATCTGATATAGCAGATAAGGTCGAAATCGCGGGTCCAGGCTTTATTAATATCTTTTTGAAAAACGCTTGGTTGGGCAAAGAGCTGATGGCACTGCGCCAAAGTGATCGTCTGGATGTCCCTGAAGTGAGTGCGCCGGAAACCGTTGTGGTGGATTACTCTTCCCCTAACTTAGCAAAAGAGATGCACGTAGGTCACCTGCGTTCTACCGTCATTGGTGATGCGGTTGTGCGCACATTGGAGTTCTTAGGTCATCGAGTGGTTCGTCAAAACCATGTAGGCGACTGGGGTACGCAATTTGGTATGTTGTTGGCGTACATGGAGCGTCTACGTGCTGAGCAAGCCGAAATTAGCATGGCTTTGTCGGATTTAGAAACCTTCTACCGTGCTGCGAAGAACTGTTTTGATGAAGATGAAGCCTTTGCCAATCGTGCCCGTGAATTAGTGGTGGCGCTGCAATCAGGTGATAAAGATTGCTTGGCATTGTGGGATGAGTTTATCGATATTTCTCTGACACACTGTGAAGAAACCTACAAAATGTTGGGTGTCTCGTTAGAGCGTCAGCACGTTATGCCAGAAAGTGCTTACAATGATGATTTGCAAAATGTGGTTAACGAGCTACAAGAACACGGTCTATTAAAAGAAGACCAAGGTGCTCAGTGTGTGTTCTTAGACGAGTTTGCTAACAAAGACGGTGAAATTACGCCCATTATAGTGCAGAAAACAGGTGGCGGTTTCCTATACTCGACAACCGATTTGGCGGCGGTACGTTTCCGTCAGCATACCTTGCAAGCCAATCGTGTGCTGTATTTTGTGGATGCTCGTCAATCGCTGCATTTCCAGCAAATCTTTACCTTATCCCGTAAAGCAGGTTTTGTGAAACCAGAAACCCAGCTGGAGCACATGCCATTCGGTACCGTAATGGGCAGTGATGGCAAGCCATTCAAAACCCGTTCCGGTGGCGTGGCCAAGTTGTCTTCTTTGCTAGAGGAAGCCCAGCAGCGCGCTTATCAATTGGTGGCGTCAAAGAACCCTGACATGGGCGAAGAAGAGCTGCGTAACATTAGCCGTGTGGTGGGCATTGCGTCGGTAAAATATGCGGATTTATCGAAAAACCGCACCAGTGATTATGTCTTTAACTGGGATACTATGTTGAGCTTTGAAGGCAATACGGCACCTTACTTGTTGTACGCGTATTCACGTGTGGCCAGTATTGTGAAGCGCGCTGAATTGGATGTGGCTGCATTGACTGGAGATATCCAAATTGAAACCAGCCAAGAGCGCGCTTTGGCGGTAAAACTTTGTCAGTTTGAAGAAGCGATTCAGCAGGTTGCGAATGAAGGCATGCCTCATTTCTTATGTGCCTATTTGTTCGAGCTAGCGGGTACTTTCATGTCCTTCTATGAGGCTTGTCCTATTTTGAATGAGGAAGAAGAGGTGAAAAACAGTCGTTTACAATTGGCGTTGAATACCGCTTCGACTCTTAAACTAGGTTTATCCTTGTTGGGGATAGAAACCCTGGAACGTATGTAA
- a CDS encoding asparaginase domain-containing protein yields the protein MKIYIAYTGGTIGMVASDQGLTPDAVFAQKLATQLAGIKDLAHEFAIHAYPELIDSSNATVQDWQTIGQDIYDRWQDFDAFIVLHGTDTMAYTSAALSLMFENSAKPIVITGSQVPMYQARSDAMNNVLGAISACEFVAQGVFLFFAGRLIEGDCAHKSHTSDWQAFSSPNRAERGVLGIDWRWREGQMTELPSEIQIPDMQSGAVTILPVFPGIQASHWQGLLNEQVKGAVLLSYGAGNAPDKDLELLSILRQANARGVVIVNVSQCGAGSVAAGAYAAGSALVEAGVISGQAMTYEAVFAKLHFLLGLGWNAEQIKVAFAA from the coding sequence ATGAAGATATACATAGCTTATACTGGCGGCACCATTGGCATGGTTGCTTCAGATCAAGGGCTGACGCCTGATGCGGTTTTTGCTCAAAAATTAGCAACGCAATTGGCCGGAATAAAAGATTTGGCCCATGAATTTGCTATTCATGCCTATCCAGAGCTGATCGATTCTTCCAATGCTACAGTGCAAGACTGGCAAACCATAGGGCAAGATATTTATGATCGTTGGCAGGATTTTGATGCCTTTATCGTGCTTCATGGTACTGACACTATGGCCTATACCTCAGCCGCGTTAAGTCTGATGTTTGAAAACAGTGCTAAGCCAATTGTGATTACAGGTTCTCAGGTGCCTATGTATCAAGCCAGAAGCGATGCGATGAACAATGTCTTAGGGGCGATTTCAGCCTGTGAATTTGTTGCTCAAGGTGTTTTTCTATTTTTTGCCGGACGCTTGATTGAAGGTGATTGTGCGCACAAGTCTCATACCAGTGACTGGCAAGCCTTCTCTTCTCCTAATCGGGCTGAGCGTGGTGTGCTGGGCATTGATTGGCGCTGGCGAGAAGGGCAAATGACTGAGCTTCCTAGTGAGATTCAGATTCCGGACATGCAGTCTGGTGCGGTGACCATACTCCCAGTTTTTCCCGGTATACAAGCCTCTCATTGGCAAGGTTTGTTGAATGAGCAAGTGAAAGGGGCTGTTTTGTTAAGTTACGGGGCGGGTAATGCGCCGGATAAAGACCTAGAACTTTTGTCCATATTGCGTCAAGCTAATGCGCGTGGGGTAGTGATAGTCAATGTTAGTCAATGTGGTGCAGGCAGCGTTGCCGCTGGTGCTTATGCAGCGGGCTCGGCATTGGTCGAGGCAGGTGTGATTTCTGGTCAAGCTATGACCTATGAAGCCGTGTTTGCCAAGTTGCATTTTTTATTGGGTCTTGGATGGAACGCAGAACAAATCAAAGTAGCGTTTGCTGCCTAA
- a CDS encoding DMT family transporter, with protein MAMLCALLVLIWSTGFIVGKLIVGLIDPNIYLGLRFLLAAILFFILAVVLGRPYPKWQAWPKQILAGVLMNGLYLGLAYVAIAKGLPAGMMALIGALQPVLVTLLAFLIVKEKTSIMGMVGMLIGIFGLLLVISPAVELDLSHGGVSLLTLSLAVGAILALSLGAVLQKMSVASADIIVSMGIQNLAASVVAFVLVLLLGESLFVQQWSSYLLLIWGAVILSGVGVFLMVWLLRKVKASQVAILLLLAPPLAAVESYFLFSETMTALQIIGFAVTIGGVYLSRVKA; from the coding sequence ATGGCTATGTTATGTGCGTTGCTGGTGTTAATTTGGTCGACCGGATTTATTGTCGGTAAATTGATTGTTGGACTTATTGACCCAAATATCTACCTAGGTCTTCGTTTTCTGCTTGCTGCAATATTGTTTTTTATACTGGCCGTTGTTTTAGGTCGGCCCTATCCTAAATGGCAAGCTTGGCCTAAGCAGATTTTGGCAGGCGTGCTCATGAATGGTTTGTACTTGGGCTTGGCTTATGTCGCCATAGCGAAAGGTTTACCGGCAGGTATGATGGCATTGATTGGAGCATTGCAGCCGGTACTGGTGACCTTATTAGCCTTCCTCATTGTCAAAGAAAAAACATCCATTATGGGCATGGTAGGCATGCTGATTGGCATCTTTGGTTTGCTATTAGTGATTTCGCCCGCAGTTGAGTTGGATTTAAGTCACGGTGGGGTGAGTTTGTTGACCCTGAGCTTAGCCGTTGGCGCTATTTTGGCATTGTCCCTAGGTGCGGTTCTACAAAAAATGTCTGTTGCGAGTGCTGACATAATAGTGTCAATGGGGATACAGAATCTGGCGGCCAGTGTGGTGGCGTTTGTTCTCGTCTTACTGCTTGGTGAAAGCCTATTCGTTCAACAATGGTCATCTTATCTCTTGTTGATTTGGGGGGCTGTAATCTTGTCGGGTGTAGGCGTCTTTTTGATGGTCTGGTTACTCAGAAAAGTGAAGGCGTCGCAGGTGGCCATTTTACTTTTATTAGCACCACCTTTGGCGGCAGTAGAAAGTTACTTTTTATTCTCAGAAACCATGACAGCACTGCAAATCATAGGCTTTGCTGTCACCATTGGGGGAGTCTACCTAAGCCGCGTAAAAGCTTAG
- a CDS encoding SCP2 sterol-binding domain-containing protein codes for MSSLSLTAISAIEHGINLALQQDVPSQQRLSKLAGQQVFLCVEDFSLILQVHILEQGVMLYKPDSLDEIELDPKLDTLVQGPSSAYRKLLEGDGFFDGDLRIQGNAQTLMTLHKVMENFELDWEGLLADHIGDLPAAALARLLRAQWSWSKNFATTARIQVVQHLQSNSQLLPSKIEVEAFVDQLEKFGTQLDRFEAKLRMQENKKR; via the coding sequence ATGAGCTCACTTAGCTTAACCGCCATCAGCGCTATCGAACATGGTATCAATCTTGCGCTACAACAAGATGTGCCTTCGCAACAAAGATTAAGCAAACTGGCTGGCCAACAAGTATTTCTCTGTGTGGAAGACTTTTCTTTGATTCTGCAAGTACACATCCTTGAACAAGGCGTCATGCTATACAAACCAGACTCTTTAGACGAAATAGAGTTAGACCCCAAACTGGATACCTTGGTACAAGGGCCCAGTTCGGCGTATCGCAAACTGCTCGAAGGCGATGGTTTTTTTGACGGTGACTTGCGTATTCAAGGCAATGCTCAAACCTTAATGACCTTACACAAGGTAATGGAAAACTTTGAACTGGACTGGGAAGGCTTATTAGCCGATCACATTGGCGACCTGCCCGCAGCAGCTTTGGCGCGCTTATTACGTGCTCAATGGTCATGGAGCAAAAATTTTGCCACCACAGCACGCATACAAGTGGTGCAACATTTACAATCCAATAGTCAATTACTGCCCAGCAAAATTGAAGTAGAGGCTTTCGTCGATCAACTAGAGAAATTTGGCACACAGCTTGATCGCTTCGAAGCCAAATTGAGAATGCAGGAAAACAAAAAGCGCTAA
- a CDS encoding DUF971 domain-containing protein, translating to MPTPTKIHYHKQSRELELAFSDGQSYRLSAEYLRVHSPSAEVRGHGLQMPILQYGKKDVAIQNIEGAGNYALKISFDDGHDSGLFTWEYLHKLGSNHAELWQIYLDRLEKEGKTRDTSVIQIHQL from the coding sequence ATGCCCACACCAACCAAAATTCATTATCACAAACAGTCACGAGAGCTGGAATTGGCCTTCTCAGATGGCCAAAGCTATCGCTTAAGTGCAGAGTATTTGAGGGTACACTCCCCTTCGGCTGAAGTACGTGGTCATGGTTTACAAATGCCTATATTACAATACGGAAAGAAAGACGTTGCCATTCAAAACATTGAAGGCGCAGGTAACTACGCCTTGAAAATCAGTTTTGATGATGGCCATGATTCCGGACTTTTCACCTGGGAATACTTACATAAATTGGGCTCTAATCACGCTGAGCTCTGGCAAATTTATTTAGATCGCCTTGAAAAAGAAGGCAAGACGCGGGACACTTCCGTCATTCAAATCCACCAGCTGTAA
- the hslU gene encoding ATP-dependent protease ATPase subunit HslU, whose translation MSSMTPRETVNALDNHIIGQQKAKRAVAIALRNRWRRMQLSEDMRAEVTPKNILMIGPTGVGKTEIARRLAKLSNAPFIKIEATKFTEVGYVGRDVESIIRDLVEMAIKMLREQETEKLRHKAEDAAEDRILDALLPPARGGDPELNNESNTRQIFRKKLREGQLDDKEIDIDVAEAPVGVEIMTPPGMEEMTSQLQNMFSSFGSNKTKKRKLKVKDALRQVRDEEAVKLVNEDELKARAVEAVEQNGIVFLDEIDKVAKSSERTSGEVSREGVQRDLLPLVEGCTVNTKYGMIKTDHILFIASGAFHLTKPSDLIPELQGRLPIRVELDALTVEDFKRILVEPNASLTKQYVALAKTENIDLNFTDEGITRIAEIACQVNETVENIGARRLHTVLERLLEEISYSACDMPEGQQVDITAAYVDEQLGEVAKDEDLSQYIL comes from the coding sequence ATGAGCAGCATGACCCCAAGAGAGACGGTTAACGCCTTAGACAATCACATTATCGGACAACAAAAAGCCAAGCGAGCCGTTGCCATCGCCTTACGCAACCGCTGGCGTCGTATGCAATTATCAGAAGACATGCGTGCCGAAGTGACGCCCAAAAATATCCTTATGATAGGTCCTACCGGAGTCGGCAAAACAGAAATTGCGCGTCGTTTGGCAAAACTATCCAATGCGCCTTTCATTAAAATCGAAGCCACCAAGTTCACCGAAGTAGGCTATGTGGGTCGTGATGTGGAGTCCATTATTCGTGATTTAGTGGAAATGGCCATCAAGATGCTGCGTGAACAAGAAACTGAGAAATTACGCCACAAAGCAGAAGACGCGGCAGAAGATCGTATTTTAGATGCGCTACTTCCACCTGCTCGAGGCGGTGACCCTGAACTCAATAACGAAAGTAATACTCGTCAAATTTTTCGTAAGAAATTGCGTGAAGGCCAATTAGACGATAAAGAAATTGATATCGATGTCGCCGAAGCACCTGTTGGTGTGGAAATCATGACGCCACCAGGCATGGAAGAAATGACCAGCCAGCTGCAAAACATGTTCTCAAGCTTTGGTTCCAACAAAACCAAAAAACGCAAACTCAAAGTCAAAGATGCCTTACGTCAAGTGCGTGATGAGGAAGCAGTCAAACTGGTTAACGAAGATGAACTTAAAGCTCGTGCGGTGGAAGCGGTTGAGCAGAATGGTATCGTCTTCTTAGATGAAATCGATAAAGTAGCAAAAAGTTCAGAACGTACCAGCGGTGAAGTATCTCGCGAAGGAGTACAACGTGATTTGCTACCTTTGGTAGAAGGCTGCACCGTCAATACCAAATACGGCATGATCAAAACTGACCATATTCTATTTATCGCTTCTGGTGCTTTCCACTTAACCAAACCATCAGATCTGATTCCAGAATTGCAAGGTCGTCTACCCATTCGTGTTGAGCTGGATGCTTTGACGGTAGAGGATTTCAAACGCATCTTGGTAGAGCCTAACGCGTCTCTCACTAAGCAATACGTTGCCCTAGCAAAAACCGAAAATATTGATCTAAACTTTACTGACGAAGGCATTACCCGTATTGCCGAAATTGCTTGTCAGGTCAACGAAACGGTTGAAAACATTGGCGCGCGTCGCTTACATACTGTGCTTGAACGTCTATTAGAAGAAATATCCTATTCCGCTTGCGATATGCCAGAAGGTCAGCAAGTTGACATCACTGCAGCCTACGTTGATGAACAGTTAGGTGAAGTTGCAAAAGACGAAGACCTAAGCCAATACATTTTGTAG
- the hslV gene encoding ATP-dependent protease subunit HslV: MTTILTVRKGNQVVVGGDGQVSLGNTVMKGNARKVRRLYHGEVIAGFAGGTADAFTLFERFEGQLEKHQGHLVRAAVDLAKDWRSDRALRKLEAMLIVANQESTLIITGTGDVVEPQHGALAIGSGGNYAEAAARALIDNTDLSAKEIVEKSLNIAADICVFTNHNLTIEEIAVEAKLEDKSV; the protein is encoded by the coding sequence ATGACAACGATTCTAACTGTACGCAAAGGCAATCAAGTCGTCGTAGGTGGCGATGGACAAGTATCACTTGGTAATACAGTAATGAAAGGCAATGCCCGCAAGGTTCGCCGTCTATACCATGGTGAAGTCATTGCAGGCTTTGCCGGTGGCACCGCTGATGCCTTCACCTTATTCGAACGCTTTGAAGGGCAACTGGAAAAACACCAAGGCCATCTGGTTCGCGCTGCCGTTGATCTTGCCAAAGATTGGCGTTCAGATCGCGCCCTGCGCAAATTAGAAGCCATGCTGATTGTGGCAAATCAAGAAAGCACTCTAATTATCACAGGTACCGGTGATGTGGTCGAACCACAACACGGGGCATTAGCCATTGGCTCTGGAGGTAATTACGCTGAAGCCGCGGCACGTGCTTTGATTGACAACACAGACTTATCAGCCAAAGAGATTGTGGAAAAAAGTTTGAACATCGCAGCAGACATCTGCGTATTCACCAACCACAATCTCACTATTGAAGAAATCGCTGTTGAAGCCAAGTTGGAAGACAAATCCGTTTAA
- a CDS encoding SPOR domain-containing protein has translation MFKPFYIASKGSRPKKGATRRTPPPAKRKTPWLLWLLIPAVLVAFIYALIQLSQVNTEAAKAKQTPKPTAPTKAKVVEKAKPKQVEKAKTKEKTTTTTKKDNFEFYQILQDSEVDTSHVDAYQSTPRGEQDFYYMLQAASFRNSDDADRLRAKLILSGLVETNIRQTTDKDGRPWFRVILGPYVSRSKMNRAEDKLVSMDITSFSYTVKKED, from the coding sequence ATGTTTAAGCCATTTTACATCGCCAGCAAAGGTAGCCGTCCCAAAAAAGGCGCGACTCGTCGTACACCACCGCCTGCAAAACGAAAAACACCTTGGTTGTTATGGTTACTCATCCCAGCTGTCTTAGTGGCCTTTATTTACGCTTTAATACAACTTAGCCAAGTCAATACTGAAGCTGCTAAAGCCAAGCAAACACCAAAACCTACGGCACCAACAAAAGCCAAAGTTGTGGAAAAAGCTAAGCCTAAGCAGGTTGAAAAGGCCAAGACCAAAGAAAAAACAACTACGACAACGAAAAAAGATAACTTTGAGTTCTATCAAATTTTGCAGGACAGCGAAGTCGATACCAGCCACGTTGATGCTTACCAATCTACACCGCGTGGTGAACAAGATTTCTATTACATGCTGCAAGCTGCGTCTTTCCGCAATTCAGACGACGCAGATCGTTTACGTGCAAAATTGATCTTATCTGGATTAGTAGAGACCAATATTCGCCAAACCACAGACAAAGATGGTCGCCCTTGGTTCCGAGTCATCCTTGGGCCCTATGTGTCCCGATCAAAAATGAATCGTGCCGAGGACAAGTTGGTATCAATGGACATCACTTCCTTTTCTTATACGGTAAAGAAAGAAGATTAA